The Pedobacter roseus genome contains a region encoding:
- a CDS encoding methyltransferase domain-containing protein, whose protein sequence is MPVDTTYRSTAPEIMDDFAMEGEILRDALDKIASINQLLGGNKVTLDGVKSLIASKPKDEVIRITDIGCGNGDMLRTLADYANNKGLHFMLKGIDANRFTIDHAKSLSENYPNITYDCSDIFEDLSQDAPCDIMLCTLTLHHFKDEEIIKLLENFKRSAKIGIVINDLQRSALAYRLFKALCYVFRLNDMSREDGLVSILRGFKRADLVKYTKQLNLKSSSIKWKWAFRYQWIIKNI, encoded by the coding sequence ATGCCTGTAGATACCACATATAGAAGCACTGCCCCCGAAATTATGGACGATTTTGCCATGGAAGGCGAAATATTACGAGATGCACTGGATAAAATTGCCAGCATTAACCAACTCCTTGGTGGCAATAAAGTTACACTTGATGGGGTTAAAAGCTTAATCGCCAGCAAACCAAAGGATGAAGTTATACGTATTACTGATATTGGCTGTGGAAATGGCGATATGTTGCGCACTTTGGCCGATTATGCCAATAATAAGGGCCTGCATTTTATGTTAAAAGGAATTGATGCCAATAGGTTTACCATTGATCATGCAAAAAGTTTATCCGAAAATTATCCCAATATCACCTACGATTGCAGCGATATTTTTGAGGATTTAAGTCAGGATGCGCCCTGCGACATTATGCTTTGCACCTTAACACTCCATCATTTTAAGGATGAAGAAATTATTAAACTGCTGGAAAATTTTAAAAGATCGGCCAAAATAGGCATCGTCATTAATGACCTGCAGCGAAGTGCTTTGGCTTATCGCCTTTTTAAGGCTTTATGTTATGTATTTCGGTTAAATGATATGTCGCGCGAAGATGGATTGGTCTCTATTCTCCGCGGATTTAAAAGAGCAGATCTGGTTAAATATACCAAACAATTAAACTTAAAATCGAGTTCGATAAAATGGAAATGGGCTTTCCGCTACCAATGGATAATTAAAAATATATGA
- a CDS encoding type III polyketide synthase: MSVTVKAVSKALPEFWRSTDEILPFLDVWLKDQDDRFIRKVKKIFEGAAVDKRYSFMSPEEVFSDLSFEERNQIYVREGIKLGAKCLSSALEKAGWQAKDLDYIITVSCTGIMIPSLDAYLINLLKLRKDVVRLPVTEMGCAAGVSGMIYAKNFLKANPGKRAAVVAVESPTATFQLNDFSMANIVSAAIFGDGAACVLLSSNEEDKGPEILAEEMYHFYDAEEMMGFQLTNTGLQMVLDIAVPETIAEHFPAIIHPFLAKNDLEIKDINHLIFHPGGKKIIQIVEELFSDLGKNIDDTKAVLRLYGNMSSATVLYVLERIMDKKPAPGEKGLMLSFGPGFSAQRILLQW; the protein is encoded by the coding sequence ATGAGCGTAACCGTAAAAGCAGTAAGCAAAGCCTTGCCCGAATTCTGGAGATCAACCGATGAGATTTTACCATTCCTTGATGTTTGGTTAAAAGATCAGGATGATCGTTTTATCAGAAAGGTGAAAAAGATTTTCGAAGGTGCAGCAGTTGATAAACGCTATTCGTTCATGTCGCCCGAAGAGGTTTTTAGCGATTTAAGCTTCGAAGAACGAAATCAGATTTATGTGCGGGAAGGCATTAAATTAGGCGCTAAATGTTTGAGTTCGGCACTTGAGAAAGCAGGCTGGCAGGCCAAGGATTTAGATTACATCATCACGGTGAGCTGCACGGGCATTATGATCCCTTCACTGGATGCTTACCTGATCAATTTATTGAAACTCCGTAAGGATGTGGTGCGTTTGCCCGTAACCGAAATGGGTTGTGCCGCTGGGGTATCGGGGATGATTTACGCCAAGAATTTCCTGAAAGCAAACCCCGGCAAACGGGCAGCAGTTGTTGCAGTAGAATCGCCAACGGCAACCTTTCAGCTCAACGATTTTTCGATGGCCAACATTGTAAGCGCGGCTATATTTGGTGATGGTGCGGCCTGTGTATTGTTAAGTTCGAATGAGGAAGATAAAGGTCCCGAAATTTTGGCCGAAGAAATGTACCATTTTTACGATGCGGAAGAAATGATGGGTTTTCAGCTTACCAACACCGGATTACAAATGGTATTGGATATTGCCGTGCCCGAAACGATTGCTGAACATTTCCCTGCTATTATCCATCCGTTTCTGGCTAAAAATGATCTTGAAATTAAAGATATAAACCACTTAATTTTTCATCCTGGTGGGAAAAAAATTATCCAGATCGTGGAAGAATTATTTAGCGATCTGGGTAAGAATATAGATGACACTAAAGCCGTTTTAAGACTCTACGGAAATATGAGCAGCGCAACGGTGCTTTATGTTTTAGAACGTATTATGGATAAAAAACCGGCACCTGGAGAAAAAGGTTTGATGTTAAGTTTTGGTCCTGGTTTTTCGGCACAAAGAATATTATTACAATGGTAA
- a CDS encoding NAD(P)/FAD-dependent oxidoreductase: MQPETEILIIGGGLAGLTAALHLNKLGLNVILIEKDTYPHHKVCGEYISNEVLPYFKWLGLDIESLLPALISDLLFTSLSGKSIQTKLPLGGFGLSRYTIDHYLYNELIKRNVKVIHDRVVQVNFTDDQFTVETAGSQYTAAYVIGAYGKRSAIDVKLNRKFINKQSPYLAVKAHYKANFPDHVVSLHNFEGGYCGVSKVENDRLNICYLANYESFKKHKNITAYQENILYKNKYLKAILENAENLFEAPLTISQISFEAKEPVYKHILMIGDTAGLIHPLCGNGMAMAIHSAKIVSTLLHKKIQGKIASRNALEQHYTSHWNKEFKNRLKMGRILSSLLKNNNFEKIAMNTLGKMPFLLNTIIKQTHGKPITITT; this comes from the coding sequence ATGCAGCCCGAAACAGAAATTTTAATTATTGGTGGTGGATTGGCAGGTTTAACTGCTGCACTCCATCTGAACAAACTCGGGCTAAATGTAATACTGATTGAGAAAGATACTTATCCCCATCATAAAGTCTGTGGCGAATACATTTCGAACGAGGTACTGCCCTATTTTAAATGGCTCGGCCTCGATATTGAAAGCCTTTTGCCAGCTTTGATCAGCGATCTGCTTTTTACTTCACTTTCAGGCAAAAGCATACAAACGAAATTACCGCTTGGCGGTTTCGGACTAAGCAGGTACACCATTGACCATTATCTTTATAATGAACTGATCAAAAGAAATGTAAAGGTAATCCACGATCGTGTTGTACAGGTAAATTTTACTGATGACCAATTTACGGTAGAAACAGCAGGTAGCCAGTATACCGCAGCTTATGTTATTGGTGCCTATGGCAAAAGATCGGCTATTGATGTAAAGCTGAACCGGAAATTTATCAACAAGCAATCACCCTATCTGGCAGTTAAAGCACATTATAAAGCCAATTTCCCTGATCATGTGGTGAGCCTGCATAATTTCGAAGGCGGTTACTGTGGGGTTTCCAAAGTAGAAAACGATCGGTTAAACATCTGTTACCTGGCCAATTACGAAAGTTTTAAAAAACATAAAAACATTACGGCCTACCAGGAAAACATCCTTTACAAGAATAAGTACCTCAAAGCCATTTTAGAAAATGCAGAAAATTTGTTTGAAGCACCTTTAACCATTAGCCAGATTTCCTTTGAAGCAAAAGAACCTGTTTATAAACATATTTTAATGATCGGTGATACGGCCGGACTGATCCATCCACTTTGTGGAAACGGCATGGCCATGGCCATTCATAGTGCTAAAATTGTATCGACGCTACTGCATAAAAAAATACAAGGTAAAATAGCTTCTCGCAATGCGCTTGAACAACATTATACTTCACATTGGAACAAGGAATTTAAAAACCGCTTAAAAATGGGCAGGATTTTATCTTCGTTGCTCAAAAACAATAACTTCGAAAAGATTGCCATGAATACTTTAGGCAAAATGCCTTTTCTACTCAACACCATTATCAAACAAACCCACGGAAAACCCATTACCATTACAACATAA
- a CDS encoding sterol desaturase family protein produces MEALMLGGVIACFFFSLLSLILSKKIKWAWPGFALGALAVILGALSVEGRDVAKSGWHFGLDWMILDLLLMVAIFVPLELFFPKNNEQTKFHEEWRTDLTYFVISHLFIQFFGIITQKPAVLFFGWMGLDKVHTWVQGLPFIVALFLAFFSTDLFQYWAHRFFHTRVSLWRFHSIHHSTQNMDWLAGSRTHFIDIFFTRAMTFIPLYVLGFSSTVFNVYIIFIAIHAVLIHANTRINFGPLKYIFTTPQYHHWHHCEDPKYYGHNFASIFPFIDMIFGTYYLPGKEWPAGTGVHEAAYPKGFVKQSIYPFTKSPFDTDLNMEERSDR; encoded by the coding sequence ATGGAAGCTTTAATGCTTGGTGGTGTTATTGCCTGTTTCTTTTTCTCTTTATTAAGTTTAATCCTCAGCAAAAAAATTAAATGGGCATGGCCAGGTTTTGCATTGGGCGCTTTAGCGGTTATACTGGGTGCGTTAAGCGTAGAAGGCAGGGATGTTGCTAAATCGGGCTGGCATTTTGGCTTAGACTGGATGATTTTAGACCTGCTTTTAATGGTTGCCATTTTTGTTCCATTAGAGTTATTTTTCCCCAAAAACAATGAGCAGACCAAATTCCACGAAGAATGGCGTACCGATTTAACGTATTTTGTGATCAGTCACTTGTTTATCCAGTTTTTCGGTATCATCACCCAAAAACCTGCAGTATTATTTTTTGGATGGATGGGATTAGACAAAGTACATACCTGGGTACAAGGTTTGCCTTTTATAGTGGCTTTGTTTTTAGCCTTTTTCAGTACCGATCTGTTTCAATATTGGGCACACCGTTTTTTCCATACCAGGGTATCGCTGTGGCGTTTCCACTCCATACACCACTCTACACAAAATATGGATTGGCTGGCCGGAAGCCGTACCCATTTTATCGATATCTTTTTTACCCGTGCCATGACTTTTATTCCGCTTTACGTATTGGGTTTTTCATCAACGGTATTTAATGTGTACATCATTTTTATTGCCATCCACGCGGTTCTGATCCATGCCAATACGCGGATTAATTTCGGACCATTGAAATATATTTTCACAACTCCTCAATATCATCACTGGCACCATTGCGAAGACCCTAAATATTACGGACATAATTTTGCCTCGATATTTCCTTTTATCGATATGATATTTGGCACCTATTATTTACCGGGCAAGGAATGGCCGGCAGGAACAGGTGTGCACGAAGCGGCCTACCCGAAAGGTTTTGTTAAACAATCTATTTATCCTTTTACCAAAAGTCCGTTCGATACCGATTTAAATATGGAAGAACGGAGCGATAGATAA